The genomic window CGGGGCTCGGTGGTCCCGGCGGGCAGCGTGGCCAGCCAGTTGACGTCGATCGCCGCGTCGTCGGCGCTGAGCGCTTGGTCCATGTTGTCGAACCAGGGGCGCGAAGCGTCGGTATCGACCAAGCCCGGGCATGCGGCGTTCACCAGTATGTCGCGCTCGGGCGGCAGGTCACGCGCCGCGATCCGCGCGGCGGCAACCTGTCCGACCTTGGACGGCACATTGATCCACTCGGGCCAGCCCTCGTCTGCCGCGCGCCCCGCTTCCACCGCATCGACGTACTCGTCCATCACGCGGTCGATGTCGCCGAGGCAGATACCCGGACGATCGAAGCGCTCCCACAACCGAGGATCCAGCTGTGTCAGTGTCCCGAAAAAGCTCGCCACCACCACGTAGCGCGCCCCGTCGCGCAGCCGCGGCAGGAACGCGTCGAGCATCCGCCGCGTCCCATGGTTGTTGGTGTCGACGAAACCGCGCACCTGCGACGCGTTGTCGAGTTCGGGTGAAATACGTGCCGCCGCATTGGAAATGACGATATCGACACCGCCGTGCCGGGTGGCGATACGCTCCGCCGCTGCACGCACCGAACTGTCGTCGGACACGTCGAGGACTTCGAATGCGGGCCGCAGTCCTTCGGCCTCCAGCAGCGCGACCGCCGCCGCCCCGCGATCGGGGTCGCGAGCGGTGAGATAGACCGTCGAGCCCGCCGGGAGGGTGCGGCACAGCCCACGCACCAGTGCCAATCCCAAGCCTTGATTGCCGCCGGTGACGATAGCGATCTTCGACATTCCTCGAAAACTACCGCACCGCTGGGCAATTCGCGTGGCGATGGGCCGACATCGATGACTACTCATCCCGCACTAGGTCGTGTCTCCCGGTGACTCGAGCCATTCCACGATGGTGAGTTCCTGCGGTCACGCAGGGCACGGGTGAGCCCTGCGGAGGTGGGCACCACCCGGCCACGCTCTCGCATGTCGGTGTTCACGAGGATGTCCCCTTCTGATTCGTCTTGTGAGTTCCACGATAGTTCGCGGTTGTAATGAAATCTTCACGCGCTCAGATGATCTGGAAGCGGCCGCCAATTGGGCGGCCTCTAGTGCGGAGGAATTATGACCCGATCTGTTCTGCTCGCGACCGCGGCGGCCGCCCTCGCGGTGGCTCTCACGGCGTGCGGTGGCGAGGGCGCCTCCGATGCCGCCCCTTCGGCATCGAGCACCGTTTCCACATCCGCTCGGGGCACAGCCCCCGCCCCCGGAACCGTCGCGCCCACGGCCGACACCACATCACCTGCCGACGAGGAGCCGGAGCCGGTTACCTCGTCGGCGCCGGAGACCACGGCCGCACCGACCACGGCCGCACCGACCACGGCCGCACCGACGACGGCCGCACCTTGCGCGGTGGTTACCCGCGAATACCTCATCACCACGCTGCGAATGACGGCATCGCCCGACATTCCCTTGGCCGATCTCCAGAATGCGCGGTGCAGCGGGAACTATGCGACGGCGCTGAGCCAACCGGAAGGCACCCTGCACCCGGTCGTGTACATGTTCAAGTACTCCGCACCGGTTGGGTGGCGCCTGATGGGGGTCGACGACGCAATCGACTGTGTGAACAGGCACGGTGTTCCGCTCGAGGATGCCCGTGTGATCGGCTGCGCCCTCTAGCAGCTCCGCTATTCGACCAGCTTTTCGCTGCGGGCCAGTCGTAGGCGACATCGGCGGGGTCTTCTCAGTCGAGGTCGCCGCGGCAGTTCAGTTCCTGCATGAGCCGGTCGGTGAGGCGCTCGGAGATGGTTCCGAGCAGAGCGCGCAGTGCCGGGTATTCGCCGATGATCGCGCTGCGCACGACGCCCACCTGCATCGGGACCGATAACACCGCGAAGACGCGCTTCGGAACTTTCACTGATCGCACCCACATCGGCATCAGCGTGTGGTCGCTCGGTGCTTGTTTTGCTGATGTAGTACCGCTATTTGGAATGTGGGGTATGCGTGAGCCGTCGGTCGGCGATGTAGTGCAATGCGGGTTGTGAAGTGAAAATCCCTGGTAGAGCAGACTTTTGGCCTAGATGGAAGCGCTAGGAAGAAGTGTGGCATCGCTGGTTCGATCCCAGCTGGGACCACTCAAAAGCGGCAGGTCAGCGCTTTTCGAGAGAATGGAGCGGCCTCCCGCCGATGCAAGTGCTGCCCGATCGAGACGGTGATCATCGAGCTTCGCTCGCCCGTCGTAGTCTCCCATCGTTCCCAGCTCCAGGATTCTGCTGTGTGGCGCGGGCGGCCGAGGGGAGGACCTGCGGCGAGGGGGTATCGGTGAACCGTAAGTGCTCGGTGAGAACACGTCCGATCGCGCGGAGTGCGTCCGGCTCGGTCATTCGTTCGTGCCGGGCGGGAATGCGGTGTTCGGTGATCCGGCCGGTGATGTGTTCGTTCCATGCGAGGGCCGGAGAGGGGCCGTCGTCGGTGTGGTCCGCGGTGGAGCTGAAGTAGATCAGGTCACCGTCGAAGGATGCGGGCCGGTGGTTCCGGGTGAGGTCGGCGAGCCGGGTGTAGTCGCGGTGCAGGGTCACCAGATGCTCGGGCGTCAAGGCGGTGAAGAGTCCGCCCTGCCGGTGCAGCAAGTCGGCCGCGACCTCGAAGGTGAGGTCGGCGGGGAGCTCGGAAGCGGCGAGGCCGCCGAACTCGGTCAGCAAGTCCACGGCGGTGGGGGTCGGAGTGCTGATGCCGCGGTCGGTGACGACTCGGGTGTCCATCATGGCGAGGGTCGCGACGTGGTCACCGTCGCGGCGGAGCTGGACGGCGATCGCGTGGGCGATGGTGCCGCCGAGCGAGTAGCCGAGCAGATGGTAAGGGCCGCGAGGCTGGACGGACCGGATCTCCCGGACGTAGCGGGCGGCGAGCTGATCGAGCGTGTCGAACCGCGCCGCGGGGTCGGTCAGCGTCGGGGACTGCAGTCCGTAGACGGGACGGTCGGGATCGAGGTGCTGCACGAGTCCGCTGAAACCCCAGGCCAATCCGACGGCCGGGTGGACGCAGAACAGCGGTGGATCGGCGCCGGCAGCACGCAGCGGGAGCAGGACCGACAGTGCGTCGCCGGGATCCTGTTCCTCGAGGCCGCGCAGGCGGGCGTCGATGCGTCGGGCCAGCAATTGCGGTGTCGGGTCGGTGAACACCCACTGAACCGGTACCGTGGCGCCGGTCGATTCCGCCAGCTGCGCCACCAGTTGGGCGGCGGCCAGCGAGTTGCCGCCGAGGGCGAAGAAGCCATCGTCCACGCCGACTCGTTCGATGCCGAGAGTCCGGGTGAAGTCGTCGCAGACAGTGGCCTCGAGTGGGGTGGACGGCGAACGGAATCGGGAGTGTCGCCGGTCGGGTGCGGGCAGGGCTTTGTAGTCGAGTTTGCCCGTGGAAGTGCGGGGGATCCGGTCGAGGGTGAGGATCCTGGTCGGGATCATGTGGGTCGGTAGCCGGGCCGCGAGGTAGGTGGTCAGTGCGATGGGGTCGGGTGTGGTGTGCGGGGTGGGTACGACGTAGCCGGTGAGCTGACTGTCGCCGTTGGGCTGGGTGTGGATCGTGACGGCGGCGTGGGTGACGTCGGGGTGGCTGCACAGCGCGGCTTCGATGTCGCCGCGTTCGATGCGGTGGCCGTGGATTTTGAGTTGTAGGTCGCTGCGCCCCTTGTATTGCAGTGTTCGGTCGGGGGTCCAGGTGACCAGGTCGCCGGTGCGGTACATCCGTGTCCCGGGCGGGCCATAGGGGTCGGGGACGAATCGGGATGCCGTGGTGGCGGGTTGCTTGTGGTAACCGCGGGCGACGCCCGGTCCGGACACATACAGTTCGCCGACGACTCCGAGCGGGACGGGGCGTAGTCTGCGGTCGAGCACGACGGCGGTGAATCCGCGGGTCGGGCCGCCGATCGTGATCGGACCATTCGGGGTCCACGGTGCGCCGGCGCAGCTCATGACGGTGGTTTCGGTAGCACCGTAGGAGCTGATCACCGTCCGGCCTGGTATCCACTGTTCTGCCAGGTCCGGTGGGCAGGTCTCGCCGCCGACCATCAGGGTGCGGAGGGTGTCGAGTTCGCCGGGAGGCAGCGAGGCGAGCACCGTCGGGGTGAATGCGGCATGGGTGACGTTTTCGGCTTCGATCACCTCGGCCAGTTCGGTGCCCGCGACTACCGGTGCTGGTGCGAGGACCAGTGTGGCGCCCGCGGCTGCGGCGCCGACCAATTCGAGGACCGAGACGTCGAAGGTCGGAGCAGCGGCGCCCAGCACTCGGGAGGCCGGGGTGAGGCCGAACCGTTCCCGTGTTTCGGCGGCCAGGTCCGCTATTCCGCTGTGAGTGACCATGACGCCTTTGGGAATTCCGGTAGAGCCCGACGTATAGAGCAGGTAGGCCGGGTGCTGTGGCCGTAGCGTGCTCGTGCGGTCGTGGTCGGTGATCGGGGCGGGGGACGCCGAGGCTGTCGTCGCCGTGAAGGACGGGTCGTCGACGGCGAGCCATCCGGTGGTGTCCGGCAGTTGGTCTCGGTGGATCCCGAGTGTCAGCCCTACGGCGGCACCGGAATCGGTGAGCATGCCGGTGATCCGGTCCCGGGGATGGGCGGGGTCGATCTGAACGAACGCGCCACCGGATTTGGCGACCGCCCACACGGCGATCACCGCGTCGATGGAGCGTGGCAACGCTATGGCGACCAACGATTCCGGTCCTGTTCCCGCCTCGATCAGTACCCGCGCCCACCGGTTCGAGGTCTCGTCGAGTTCGCGGTAGGACAGCCTCGCGCCGTCGCAGACCACCGCTTCGGCGTCCGGCGTCATCGCGGCCGTCAACACCCGCGGCAATACCGACAGCACACCACCGGGCCGACCGCGAACTGGTACCAGCGTGGCTCGTTCGACCGGCGACAGCAGCTGCAGCTGGGTCAGCGGGAGGTCGATGTGTTCGGCGATGGTGCCGAGCACTCGCAGCATTCGGTCGGCGATGGCGTCGATCTGGTGTCGTGGGAACAGTTCCGGCAGGTATTTGAAGGTCAGGTGCACTCGGGTGTCCTGATGGACGACCAGGCCGAGCGGATAGTGCGCCGCGTCGCGTCCGTGCACGTCGAGCACATGCAGTCCCGCGATGTCGGTGTCTTCGGACAGCCCGGCCCGGTCGACCGGGTAGGACTCCAGGACGGTCACGGTGTCGAACATCGCACCGGGACCGGCCACGCGCTGGATCCGAGCGAGCCCGAGGTGCTGATGGTCGAGCAGCGCGGCTTGTTCGGCTTGGATTCGCCGGAGTAGCTGGGCCAGGGTTTCGCGGTGATCGAGCCGGATCCGGACGGGCACGGTGTTGACGAACAGCCCGATCATCGACTCGATGCCGGGGATCTGCGGCGGGCGCCCGGAGACGGTGGTACCGAAGACCACGTCCTCGCGGGCGGTCGAGGTGGCGAGCACGATCGCCCAGGCGGCTTCGATGAGGGTGTTGAGGGTGGCCTCTTGTCGATGGGCCACCGCGACAAGGGCCGCGGTGCGCTGTTGGCTCAGCTGTACCTGGACTTCGCGCGCGGCGACGGTGGGCCGGCGGCCGCGGTCCGCGGGCGCCAGCAGAGTCGGCTCGACCGCGCCCTCGAATGTCCGCGCCCACGCGGCTTCCGCCGCGTCCCGGTCCTGGCTGTTCAGCCACACCAGGTAGTTCCGGTAGGGACGCACCGGAGGCAACACCGTGGGGTCGTTGTCGGCGGCGTAGAGGGTCAGCAGCTCGCGGATGAGCAGTGGCGTGGACCAGCCGTCTATCAGGATGTGGTGCATGCTCAACAGCAGCCGATACCGCCGGGGTGCGGTGGTGATCAGGGTGAATCGCAGCAGCGGCGCCGCGGTCACGTCGAAGCATGCGCGGCGGTCCGTGTCCATCAGCTGTTCGAGCGCGGCTTCCGTGTCGTCGCGTCCGGCCAGGTCGATCTCGGTGAACGGCACCTCGACGTGCCGGTGCACCACTTGGACCGCTTCGCCTGCGCCATCGCGCACGAACGCGGCTCGCAGGTTCGGGTGCCGTCCGACGAGCGCCTGGGCGCTGCGGCGCAGCCGGTCCGTGTCGACGCGCCCGCCGAGTTCCAGACAGAGTTGCACGATGTAGGCGTCGAAGGTGCCGTCGGCGAGCTGGGCGTGGAACAGCAACCCTGCCTGCAGCGGCGTGAGCGGCCAGATGTCCTCCAGTGCCGGACGTCCGGTCTCGAGCCGGTCGATCGCGCCTTGGTCGAGGTCGACCAGGTCGACGTCGGAGGGGGTGAGCCCGCCTGCGCCGGGACGGGAAGCGTGTGCGGCCAGAGCGGTCACCGCGTCGCGCCACAGTCCCGCGAGCTCGGTGACCTCGGCGGAGGTGAGCAGTCCGGTCGGATACTCCCAGGCGGCGGTAAGGGTAGGCCCGTCCGATGTATCGATGGTGACCGCATTGATGCCCAGCACGGCTGCGACGGGTGCGTCGGGATTCTGGATGCTGCCGCCATCGGGGCCGTCGCCGACGGGCATCCACCCGATGCCGCGCAACGTCGCGGGGGTGGTGTCGAGCCGACCGAGATAGTTGAAACTCACTTGGGGAGTGGGCAGTTCACGGAGGATCCGGGCGGTACCGGCGTTGAGATGGCGCAGCAGCCCATAGCCGATCCCGTGGTCGGGGACCTGCCGGAGCTGTTCCTTGACCGACTTGACGACCGCCGCGGCGGCGCCTCCGGCGGCGAAAGCGTCGTCGATGTCGATATCGGACAGGTCGAGCCGGACCGGGTAGGTGGTGGTGAACCATCCGATGGTGCGGGTGAGGTCGGCACCGGGAAGCACCGTGTCGTCGCGGCCGTGGCTTTCCAGGGTGAGCAGCGTCTCGGTGCCGGTGTCGTCGTGACGGCGTCGCCATCGAGTCAGCGCCAGCGCGAGCCCGGCGACGAGGGCGTCGTCCACGTTGGCGCGGAACGCACGGGGCAGCGTGGTGAGTACGGCACGGGTCACCGTGGGAGGGAGCGCCACCTCGACGGTGGCGGCGGTAGCTTGCACGTCCACGACCGGATCGATCGGGCGGGCACCGATCGGCGGATCTTCAGCGGCGAGTGTGCGCTGCCACCAGTCGAATTCGTCGAGGCTCTCGGCGGCGGTGTGCAGAGCATGCGCCCAACGCCGCATCGAGGTGCCGACGGGCGCGAGCCGCGGCCGTTGCCCGGCACTGAGCTGGGCCCACGCCGCAGCGAGATCGGGGACGAGGATCCGCCACGACACGCCGTCGATCACCAGGTGGTGCGCGACGACGAGCAGCCGTCCCGGCTGTCCGGCCCAGTCGAACCAGACCAGCTGCAGCACGACTCCGGCCGCGGGGTCGAGGCGTTCGGCCGCCGCGTTCGCCTCGGCGTCGGCAAGCGCCGCGAAGGCGCTGCTGTCCGGTGCCAGATCCACCGGCACCTGCCGGATCAAGCCGGCGGCGGGCATCGCGGTCGGCTGCACCCGTAGCGTCCACCCCGATGTCTGCGCGGGTTCCCGCTGTAGTCGGGCCCGCAGCATGTCGTGGTGATCGATCACCGCCTGGACGGTGGCGCCGATTCCGGTGGCGTCGATGCCGGTCGGCAGAGTGAGCATCACCCACTGGCAGAAGCGGTCGAAGCCGCCGCGCTCGATCATCCAGCACATGATCGGCGTCACCGGTACCGGTCCCACACCCCCGCCAGGCAATTCCGCCGGAAGGGAGGCCGCCGCGGCACTGTCGTCGAGAACGGCGATCTCGGCCAGCCCGGCGACTGTCTTGCGCTCGAACACCTCGCGCGCGGAGAACACCACACCCGCCGCCCTGGCTCGCGTCACCAGCTGGATCGACATGATGCTGTCGCCGCCGAGGGCGAAGAACGAATCATCCGCCCCGACCGTGTCGATACCCAATACCTCGGCGAACAGTGTCGCCAGCGTCTTCTCCACTTCCGTGGCCGGTGCCCGGAATTCGGCTCGGCCCGTGGAGAAGTCGGGCTCGGGCAGAGCGGCGCGATCGATCTTGCCGTTCGCCGTCACCGGCAGCGCGTCGAGCACCATCACGGTCGCGGGCACCATGTGCGAGGCCAACCGCTCCGCGGCGAACGCGAGGACCGCGGCCGCGTCGAGATCCGCGCGGTGCTCGGGCTCCACGTACCCGATCAACCGGTCGCCGGTGGTGGGGTCCCGGTGCACATTCGCCGCTGCTCGGGCCACACCCGGGCAGGCGGCCAGAGCCGCCTCGACCTCGCCGAGCTCGACGCGGAAACCACGAATCTTGACCTGGAAATCCGACCGGCCCACATAGTCGAGCGTCAGACTCCCGTCCGGTAGTCGTAGCCACCGCACCAGGTCGCCGGTCCGATACATGCGTTGCCCCGGGCCCGCGAACGGATCGGCGACGAACCGCGATGCCGTCAGACCCATCCCGTTGCGGTAGCCGCGGGCCAGCCCAGGACCCGCGAGATACAACTCGCCCACGACCCCGATCGTCACCGGCCGCAGCCACGCGTCGAGCACGACCTGGCCGACCCCGCGGATCGGCCCGCCGATCGTCACCGCCTCGTCTGCCGCTATCGGCGCACCGGCATCGGTCAGGATCGTGGCCTCCGCCGGGCCGTAGGTGTTGAAGAACCGTCGGCCGGGCGCCCACCGCGACACCAGTGTGGGTGAAGGCGATTCGCCACCGGTTACGATGGTCCCGAGGTCTTCGAGCCCGTCGGGATCGACCGTCCCCAAGGCCGCGGGCGTCAGCGCGATGTGAGTCACCTTCGTACGCGACATGA from Nocardia bhagyanarayanae includes these protein-coding regions:
- a CDS encoding SDR family NAD(P)-dependent oxidoreductase, which gives rise to MSKIAIVTGGNQGLGLALVRGLCRTLPAGSTVYLTARDPDRGAAAVALLEAEGLRPAFEVLDVSDDSSVRAAAERIATRHGGVDIVISNAAARISPELDNASQVRGFVDTNNHGTRRMLDAFLPRLRDGARYVVVASFFGTLTQLDPRLWERFDRPGICLGDIDRVMDEYVDAVEAGRAADEGWPEWINVPSKVGQVAAARIAARDLPPERDILVNAACPGLVDTDASRPWFDNMDQALSADDAAIDVNWLATLPAGTTEPRGELVQYRKVIPFR